A genomic region of Pseudopipra pipra isolate bDixPip1 chromosome W, bDixPip1.hap1, whole genome shotgun sequence contains the following coding sequences:
- the LOC135405198 gene encoding class II histocompatibility antigen, B-L beta chain-like — protein MERVRGAGAVLAVLVVLGAPPAAGEGLSGVFQLMRKSECHFINGTEQVRFFEKLIYNREQYMHFDSDVGVYVGDTPYGEIQARHLNSKPEIMEYKRSHVDTCCPHNYKIDAPFTVERRVPPSVSISLVPSSSQPGPGRLLCSGMDFYPAPVQVRWFQDGQEVLKDVVATDVVPTGDWTYQVLVMLEIPPRHGVTYSCQVEHVSLEHPLSRHWEMPPDTVRSKILVGVGGFVLGLVFLVLGLGFYLREKSS, from the exons atggagcgtgtgcggggagctggggccgtgctggcggtgctggtggtgctgggagcccccccggctgcgggcgaggggctgtcgg gggtgttccAGCTGATGAGAAAGTCCGAGTGTCACTTCATCAACGGCACCGAGCAGGTGAGGTTTTTCGAGAAGCTCATCTACAACCGGGAGCAGTACATGCACTTTGACAGCGATGTGGGGGTCTATGTGGGGGACACCCCGTATGGGGAGATCCAGGCCAGGCACTTGAACAGCAAACCGGAAATAATGGAGTACAAACGGTCTCATGTGGACACGTGCTGCCCGCACAACTATAAGATTGATGCCCCGTTCAccgtggagaggagag tgccccccagcgtgtccatctcgctggtgccgtcgagctcccagcccggccccggccgcctgctctgctccgggatggatttctaccctgcgccggtgcaggtgaggtggttccaggatgggcaggaggtgctgaAGGACGTCGTGGCCACCGACGTGGTCCCCACCGGAGACTGGACCTACCAGGTGTTGGTgatgctggaaatccccccccggcacggggtcacctacagctgccaggtggagcacgtcagcctggagcaccccctcagccggcactggg agatgccaccggacaccgtccgcagcaagatcctggtgggggtcgggggcttcgtcttgggcttggtcttcctggtgctggggctcggcttctacctgcgggagaag agctcctga